In the genome of Coregonus clupeaformis isolate EN_2021a chromosome 1, ASM2061545v1, whole genome shotgun sequence, one region contains:
- the LOC121569428 gene encoding C-reactive protein, which yields MESALKLMAKLLFLLALIYGYYGEPQDLSGKVFVIPMETSTSHVKLHSNISKPISAMTMCQRFNSELERGQSLFSLATQSHHNDLLLFKRSNGIYRVHIKDASLDFFRLPDSKNEWISICWTWDSKTGLTQLWVNGKRSARMILKPDASVTGELSIMLVQEQDSYGGDFDTSQSFVGDVTDVHFWDIVISPCEIKLYMEMNRFTPGNILNWKALQFTIEGKVFIEKGDFTSECYNY from the exons ATGGAGAG TGCACTCAAGCTAATGGCGAAGCTGCTGTTTTTGCTGGCCCTGATTTATGGCTATTATGGTGAACCTCAAG ATCTCTCAGGTAAAGTGTTCGTAATCCCAATGGAGACAAGCACCTCACATGTAAAGCTCCATTCCAACATCTCAAAGCCTATTTCTGCTATGACCATGTGTCAAAGGTTCAACTCTGAGCTAGAACGAGGCCAGTCTCTTTTTTCTCTGGCAACCCAGTCTCATCACAATGATTTGTTGTTGTTCAAAAGATCTAATGGTATATATCGAGTGCATATCAAAGATGCTTCACTGGATTTCTTCAGGTTGCCAGATTCAAAAAATGAATGGATCTCCATCTGCTGGACCTGGGACTCTAAAACTGGTCTGACCCAGCTGTGGGTGAATGGGAAGCGAAGTGCACGAATGATTCTTAAACCTGATGCATCTGTAACTGGCGAACTAAGTATAATGTTAGTTCAAGAGCAAGACAGTTATGGCGGAGATTTTGACACCTCACAATCCTTTGTGGGGGATGTTACCGACGTCCACTTCTGGGATATTGTCATCTCTCCCTGTGAAATAAAATTGTATATGGAGATGAATAGATTTACTCCAGGAAATATTCTCAACTGGAAAGCATTGCAGTTCACTATTGAGGGGAAAGTGTTCATAGAGAAAGGTGACTTTACAAGTGAATGTTATAATTATTAG